In the Equus caballus isolate H_3958 breed thoroughbred chromosome 26, TB-T2T, whole genome shotgun sequence genome, TTTGCCCTCATTGTTTATTTGGGGACTGCGTATGCTTTATTGACAAAAGaatgttgtattagttttctttgtgtctttatttGCGATTCACAGTACTCTTGTTTTGTGTATgctacaaaataaaagtttagctGTGCAAAATATTCCAATTCTGGGGTCCAGATTgtacaaattaaatgaaattctcATTCTACAATCTAGGAAGAAAATCAGTTTAAGTTGGTAAACCAGAAGTATTTGGCATCAGAGCCTTCCAATAAAATTTCAACCAGCTAGGTTCCTTAATTTCCTAAAATTACTGGCTGTTTTTTAACATACCCTTTCATCTGTAGAAAAATAAGCTTTCTATGCTTAGATTAAACTTAAATATGAGTCCCAATTTAAGAATGTTTCTGTAAGAAAACTGTGTATTTTTCAagttgtattatttaaaatatattgagtcATGtaggtaatttttgtttttttgtcaatCTCTGCCTTTCAAGTCATTTGGATTGACTCATAAGTTTTAAGCAGAGCATAGAAGATAAAATATGCCCACGATCAAGCATTTTCAAATATGAACTTTCCAGAAGCTATTAAAATACAAGATTCTATGGTACATGGTAATGATAGAAATATCATGATTTCAGCCAGTGTTTTAACCACCACCAAAACTTGATTCTCAATCCTGCTACGACCTGGAGCATGtggatttgttttttctcttctcattttttctgaGGTCGAGAAGGCAGTTAATTTTAAACCTTAAAACCTGCCCTTTGGAATGGGCTTCTCTTGGCGAGGTTTTCTCTTGTTCAGTACTTGGTTTCTGTTCAGGAAAGGGGATCGTTCCTGCAGCTTTTAAATTGGGACAGGCTGTCGAGAGGAGCAGTTGTGGCCTGATGCGTTCAGTGTTGAGTTCTAAAGCAAGCCACATTCCTGGAAAttcaaaaataactgaaatgcaGGGAGCCATCCGTGGGCCAGAAAGTGAACTAAATTATTCTCAGAATCAAAAGATTGAAGTTAGTTCTTATCCTTGAAGATAAAAAGGTTTTTGAGAGAGCCAGGAAATTTCTCAAAAGCACAGTCTGGGATATGCCACAGCCCAGATGCCCTTGGTGGGGTGTACAGAGGAGGCCACAGTCCAGGAATGTGGCTGTGGAAGGGGACACTTGAAGAGTAAGCTGGCCCACTTTGAAGCTGCCGCTGGGTGGGCTCCCGATCTAGTGTTTGGAGCATCAGTTTATTGACACACCAGCTTTGTGATTTCTCAGATTTAGGTTAAGAGAACTCTAGAATTCGAATGGTAAAATTTGGTAGAGAGAATGACAATGGGGATAGAATGTAAATTTGCAAAATCTACCCACACAGTGGACATGACTTCACTTAGTGCATGTGAATTATGAAGAAGAATGAACTTGATGAAATTAGTTttggaatataaaataagaatgcTTTCCTGAACAAAGCATTGTAACTTTCCCTTTATTCAGAGGGCATTCAGAATACTGTAATTGAACTTGGTAATTCTACTGAGTCTTTATTGATGGTCATTTGGGTTTTAATCACATCAGAAAGAATTTCCTGGCATTCTGTGTGGCTGATAATCTGTAAAATAAACTAGTCAGGAACATAAGCTCTGAATCGCTTACCCTCCTTTCAGCTGTCATTTTAACCTAATAAAGGGGGGAAATCAGTGTGGTTACTTGGCCtctattttaaatcttaaaaggaagaaaattctcatttaaaaatttcttgagaGTCAACTTTTTCCTCACTCTTTCTGAAAATGTGGCCCTTTGATGCTGATTAAAATTTGTTgtggttttaatattttaatagccaGAATTGAGACTGTCATAAGGGGCATTTAAAAATGTCACCACACTTCACAATTTTAACAACTGGCTGTGTAATGCAGTATCTGCAGTGCTCCACGAGAATGCAACTCTGTTGTGCTTTCTCTCTAGATAACCTCATGTGTGTTACTGTAGCAGTGTGAGTTTAAGCACGAGCTCTCTCAGGTCCCGTGCCCTGCTCTAACCAGCCAGATTTCTGTTGTCTGCAGGTGCTGTGAGCGACGTCGAGATGCAGGAACACTATGATGAGTTTTTCGAGGTGAGATCATTGACTATTTGAAACTGATAGACCTGTTCACTTTCTCTATCTGTTTGGGAGgagttcatttttcctcattaaaaACAATACTTACCCGTGAATTATGTTGAATTACTCTTTCATCTTTAATGTGTCATGAGCCTAACACCACTGTCCCTCCTCCAGGAGGTTTTTACAGAAATGGAGGAGAAGTACGGTGAAGTTGAGGAGATGAACGTCTGTGATAACCTTGGCGATCACCTCGTTGGAAATGTGTATGTCAAGGTAGGAGTCAGGAGTGAGGTGTAAGGGGTGCTTGCTGTGCTTTGTTAGCTGTTAACCTTGACGTTGGTACTATTCACGACTCTGCATGCACTGACTCGGCCCTTTCCTGGCTGGACGCCCGTAGGAGATAGAAGCTCGAGTAGAAGGACTGACGGGCCTCCGTGCTCATGGTTCTTCTGGTGTCACATATCTTAATCGCTGTTGGTTAGAGGCTGTTTGTACTGGGGAGAAGTTGCTTTATatgttcttggttttgttttaataaaactttcaTTGCCTATGCCAGTCATTACATTTGCTCTTTTAACCAATCGAATTTGAAAACCAAGGCAACATAGTTGGCATAATCTTGGACCATCACAAAATTAAGTAAGCTAATTGTAAAGAAAGGATTGTCTGGTTTTTAAATTGCTGTACAACATTactctgccttttttattttacGTACATGAACATATAACATATTTGCATCAGTAATTGAAAACATTTGTTATTAAAGTGTGGTGGCAAGCATTCTTGATTTATCATTTCAGTTTCGCCGTGAAGAAGATGCGGAAAAGGCTGTGATTGACTTGAACAACCGCTGGTTTAACGGACAGCCGATCCATGCGGAGCTCTCTCCCGTGACCGACTTCAGAGAAGCCTGCTGCCGCCAGTATGAGATGGGGTAGGTGTGGGCAGCCTGGAGCTGCCTCGTTGTTGGGAAGCTAGTGTGCTGTGCACTGACGTAACGATGGTGGTTCTTTCCCTCAGAGAGTGCACACGAGGAGGCTTCTGCAACTTCATGCACCTGAAGCCCATCTCGAGGGAGCTGCGGCGGGAGCTGTACGGGCGCCGGCGCAAGAAGTGAGTGTTGCAGTGGGTCTGTCGTAGCTTTGAATTGCTGTTATTGTTTTCAAATGAAGTTTGGCCTGttatttctgctctttaaaaGGCACTGCTTAGAATGTAGTGCATATTTTAAAGCACACAAACCTACTCTTTGAAGTAGACTTTGTATGCAtacctctccctcctccccaagtAGAGATCAACCTCAGTGACTAAGCAGGGGCCTGGTTCAGCAGGTGACCTGAAAATGCGGCTCGTGTGTGCGGCCTGTACGCTCCGGGTCGGGTGCTGTGCCTTCCTTTACATACTGCACGTTTCCCTTGgggtttcttgtttttttttggatTGGGGAGGTTTCCTTGGTTTGATTTTGGAGAGGGGTGGTGGCCTCGCCCCTGTGGACCACCGGCACAGTTGAGCACGGTCACCTCTGTCTGGTCCTGGTGTTTCCATGCAGGTATTGGGGAGAATAATGAGTCACTCTCCTGCTTAGTTTCAGCTCTGACCCCAGGGAGGTTCTCAGCCCTCTCCTGTTACACATAAATAAGGAAAGGCAGATGTTGCTCCTGATTCTGCTTTGTCAACAAAAAGAAGCATAAGGGAAAAGAATCCTgcttcctcccccttctccccccaCTCAGCCTGATGGACACCTCAGCCCATGAGCCTCTGAGCAGGGACTGGGCTGGGGAGGAAACTGACACTGGTGTCAGGTGAGGGTGAGGGATGGGTACGTCCAGTTCACCTTTTTCGTTATGATTTCCCCGGATCCTTTGTTGGCGCTACAGAATATGGAGGCTGTCGGACCTCTTCGGTTCTGAGATGCCCTTTTTGCCCTGACACTTGCACGTCTTAGCGTCTGGGTGTGCAGCTGTGAACTGGCGTTGGTGTGAATCGGCGCTGGTGTCGTCAGCTCAGTGAAAGGGAGTGTTTGAGTGTTGGGCACTGTGATTTGGGTGTGTGTTGGCCTGGGTGccatggttttgtttcttttccttgcttgcAGGCATAGATCGAGGTCCCGGTCTCGGGAGCGTCGCTCGCGGTCTCGGGACCGTGGTCgcggtggtggcggcggcggcggtggagGCGGTGGGGGACGGGAGCGTGACCGGAGGCGGTCGAGAGATCGTGAAAGATCTGGGCGATTCTGAGCCATGCCGTTTTTACCGTATGTCTGCTAGAAAGTGTTGTAGTTGATTGACCAAACCAGTTCAtaatgggaatttttttaaaaaacaacaaaaaaaaacaaagatgggtTTCTGAATAAAATTTGTAGTGACAACAGTATTCTTGGTGTAACTTATTTCTTGTGGAAAGTGGTTCTTTTAAATCTCTTCCTTTGCAGACCTGCACATCGTCAGTCCTTGAGGTGAAGGTTAGTATCCATCAGTCACTTGGAGGATGAACGACACTGTGTTTTAAAACCAGGATGTGAAATAAAACACCCAGCAGAGggaaaattcatatgggggaagtcaaatctgtttctccttgtCTGCATATTAGCAGTGATCCCGCGTTCTCGCTGAGGCTGTGAGTAGCCTGGTGTGGGGAGCGTGTTGAAGTCCCTTTCCTTACTAATGAGTAAATCATTGCTGAGACGTAACTGGACTGTGCCGGCATTGCTAGGACAGCTCATCTTTCTGAGAAAATGCAGTCAGTGGACCCCGTCTGTGTTACATTTTTCTTACATACCCATGAGATTTCTAGTTTTCCTTCCAGAGCTGCTGTGCGTTCCTGAAACGTGAgtgggagagaaagcaggagtGTGCTTTGTGTAGCGCGGGAGCCGCTCGTCGCGTTTCCATGTTCTGTCATAAGTGATGGCAGCATCACTGCTCAACTAGGTTACAGGAGACACAGAAGCCCTCTAATGCAGACCTGCCTTTCTGTAGAACTTCCCTGTTTGGTGTCGCGTTCCCTAAACTGTCTTCCTTGTCGTGACTCGGGGTGGTCTGCATGCTGGCAGTGTGACTCGTGACAGCTGTTGGCTTGTTCCAGGTTCATGCCTCCCCTCAGCTGGGAGTGAAGAGTTTTTCTTAGGAGAACTTCATACCTAAAGGCAAGCCAAAACCTGATCCCAGTGACCCTCTCAGGCCGTTACCAGGCGTCTGCGTGCTTCATTGTGACAGACCTGCAGACTCTGGGCGGCTGTGGTGCTGGGGTCCCAGGACGGGGTGTGCCGGCCTGTGAGCTCTGCTGGGCATGGAGAGGAGACCACCATGCTGCAGCTGCACAGCTGTTGAGGATTTGAAGGCAGTGCTACTGACTGGATCAGCTTATTTCATGGGAGTCAGTTCGGATGAGCTCCAGAGAGATTCTAGCGATGGAACATTAGTTTTATTCAGGTTTGGTGTCTGTcgaaattattttttttacaatagtgggcaggtgatttggggTGAAGTAGTGTCAGTTTTAAGGTGATCTAGGACGTTTGTTTTAAATCATctcatcccccctccccccagaaaGTACCAATCCTTCCATTTTTCTACCTAAGTTTGGTTGCAGTCATGGAGATTATTGAGTCATTTCCACTGCATCTGAAGGAAGGAATGTGGtgacaattttattttgtgttttgtaaCTTTGATTAGAATCACCTTTTTCTGTGCAAGTCTCTCTAAAACGTAAGTGAAAATGCCATCGAAAGTGTCTTTAAAGATCACCACTGAAGTCGGAAAGACGAGCTCACGGACTGGAGCAGGACCCTGCCTGCGCCTCCTTCCGTGCCAGGCGCAGGTCTGGACAGAAGAGTCCGGGGGGTTGGGCCCAAAGAGGCCCACCAGGTCGCCGCTGGTCCTGGGATGCGTGGCCTGCGGTCGGCAAAGAGCAGCCGCATAACCGGCCCTGCAGTCCGCCCACGGCAGAGGGAGTGCCGGCTTTCACACAGCCCTGGGTCGAAGGAGGTCTCTCTCAAGAGGGGAAGAAAGCCACTTGAAATGATTGTGATTTGTGATGAGTTCAGGTCCAGATATCACTGTAAAACGTTTCTTGTCCTGAATGTTACATCTGTCAAGACTGAAACCAAGTGGAGGACAGCTGCGGGAATGAACTCCGGATCAGGTGTCAGCACGTCCTGTCCAGCAGTCGTGTCAAGTAACTCAGCTCCTCCTTGCAGCAGGTTTTCTGCTTGCTGTTTTGACCCAGTAGGCATAACAGATGAGCTGACAGGCGCGTGTGTGTAGAGTAATTAGAAATCACTTTAAACATTTCCAGCATGGATGAATGGAGTTAGCAGTGCCCCACTAATTGGAGAAAGTTCTCTTCCTCTGAATGAACTAGTATTGAAGGAAGGATTAGTGATGTGGAAATTGCACTGTCTAAACTCAGTGGTTAATTGTCACTTCTCAATTCAAGATTCCTTATTTACCAAAAGCGGGTAAAACTGAAAATCATTTCTCAAAACAAAGAATTTTGATGCAAAGGACAGAAACAACAGCATTGCAAGTTTGCTTCTAGAGCCTTTGCAATGGGAAGTCAGACTAAGGCCTTGGTGCATTTGGATGTCACGTGGGGCTCAAGTGTGGCTGACCCTAATTAGATTTGGCTTTGTTTAGTCCAGGGTTCCCAGGCTTGTGGATTTCACAGACCATGTGAATTCTCCCAGAGAAACAAACCTGGTCGTCAACATAGAACTGTATCTTGCACTTTGCCAAGTGAGACTTTTAAAATTGTTCTCACCAAGTTTCACCATCATTTGCTGAAAgagcattttatttgtttttaattttttattttattttttgaggaagattagctaacatctgccaccagtcctctttttgctgaggaagactggccctgagctaacatccatgcccatcttcctctactttatatgtggcacacctgccacagcatggcttgccaagcggtgccatgtctgcacctgggatccaaactggtgaagtcctgggccaccgaagcagaatgtgcgaacttaatcgctgcaccactgggctggcccccattttcattttttattgcagaaatttttaaacaaacaaaagtggAGACAATTGTAATGAAGCCTCAGATACTTGAACCTTGCATACTTCAGTTTGCATCCCTAACATATAAGGACTTTTCCACGCTACAATCTCAGAAAAGGACAACCCCTGATTAAGCTCAGCTCTGTGAACAACTCCCGTTTTcgtattatttttgtatttctttgggtCCAAGGTTTGGCAGCCACAGGCTTGGCCAGCACGATCGGGGTTACGGCACATATGTCATGCCAAAAGTGAGCAAAGTGGAATAAATGCCTAGTTAGCACTTAGAATTTCCAGCTGGCATTCTAGGGCAAAACCAAGCAAGGGCTCCAGTTTTGAGAAATGGATGCTCAGTAGAACAGGCAGTTCAGACAGCTGTGGTGAGAGCTCGCTCAGGGCCACACCGGCAGCTTAGGATGCGGGCGGGGCCTGTCTGGGGCCTGGGGATGAGAACCTGAAGGCTTTGGAAGGCAAAACAGATTCCCTTCCTTGCCTATCCAAACTCAGGCAAGGGAGTCATAGGGGACATGGAacaaagcaggaagaaaagggaccTCGTTAATCCCACTTAATCCAGGTAACCTTGGGAGAAACAGGAGGAAAGAGCTTtggaaatattaagtaaattgaCCAGGCTGTCCCAGCGCTGGTCAGCGACAGCACGGAGAACTAATTTGAGCGATGACAATACAGGCCGTACTGGCTGTGTAATTAGAAGTGCCCAGAGGTATGAGGACGTCTGACTGTATCTGGCTCCAGCCTTGTTTCTCAGTCGGCTCTGGGCTCCGCCCCGCATGGGGTTTGTATCACCTCGGGTGAATAGCAAGTGGctgcagcctctctgggccttatgGGGCCTTAAATGCAGACGCAGGTGCAGGCCAGGCCTGAGGAAGGGCCCTCTTCCCCCAAAACAGCCAGCATCTTACGGCTCATTGACCCAAATCGGTGCTGCTTATTTTTCCAATCAGAGAGTGAACAGCTTCTAAATCCTCTACATGAAGTGAGTGTGATACTGAGAAAACCTCACAAAAGTGGGACACACAAAAAACTACGGGGGTGTCTGAGTTCTGGATATGGATGCAGAAACCCTCAGTGTGATGTTGGCAAACAATCTAGCAGCATATTAAAGTAAATTTGCCACAATTAAGTGGCGTTTATTCTAGGAATTTGAGGATGAATGATATCAAATACTtaatttgttctgtttgttttggtaGGAGATTTCCAATCATGCTTATGTTGTATCTCTTAGCTGGCTCCAtgtttgtcatatttttaatgaGATGCGGATGCATACAGCAAAGTATTGAACGTGTAAGTCTGGATTAAGGAACAATGAGAAAGTGAACAtcctcgcatgaaccacctgggTCGAGAAGCAGCACACTGCCAGCACCAGATCAGCTGTCACGGCCTCAAACTCTTCCTCTCCCAGAGGGAACAGCTCTCAACATGTGCGTCATCGCGTTGATTTTATCTTACGATCTGCATAAGCTTCATTAAACATCACAGTTTTCcctgtttttgaattttgtataaatggaatctgCGTATTATCTGTCCTGCTCTTGCTTAGCTTGTTTGCAACAGTGAAAATGTTGGACATAGCTCACTTGAAACTTGCGGTGTATCAGTGTGGTAAGGAAGGAACAGAGTAGTTAATACACAGTGCTGTCACCGCTGACCAGCTGGAAGAACAGGAGGAGAACGGGGCGGGGGGcacttccaggcagagggaatggtgGGGTAAATTCCCCGAGGCGAGAATGAGGTTAGCCTTGTGGATCAAAATAGGCTGGCACCAGGCTGTGCTGTGGAAACAACCCTGACCTATGGGCAGCTCTTCTCGCCCTCCCCGGACATGTCCATTGAGGGCTGCTGCAACCCCCTTCGCTGTCATCACTCAGGGCCAGCTGGGGGGCGGCCCCATCTGGATGGAGCGTTGCCAGCCTGCTGGCTCTTCAGGGCTCTAATCAGAGTGATGCAGGAACTTCCTTCCATGCCCCATcagtcaaagcaagtcacatagcTGCCTATGACCGCGGCCAGAGGGGTGCCTGACGGAGCAGTCCTGGGACACTGGGCGGGCAGCAGTGTCTCCCACAGCGTGTTCAAGGCGCCCTTCCCCAGAAAGAGAGTCAAGGAGACGTTGTACAGGCCTCTCAGCTTGCAAAGGACCTGGAGGTCTGTTCTGAGTCGAGGGAAGGGTTTGATGCTTTCACAGCAGTGTCTCACTGCAGTGTGGAGAATACTCCAAAAACGGGTcccaggggaagaagggagacCAAGGGGGAAGCTGTTGCCATGGTCCAGGCCTGCGGGGAAGGCAGCGTGGACCCTGAGCGGGTGGGCGAGGCCGTGGAGTCTGGGCTCGCtgttccagttttgttttgtttcttttagccCTTCTGGTGGGGGTGCAGTGGCAGTCActgtggtttccatttgcatgtcCATCGTGAGCTCATGACGTGGGGTGCCTTCTCATGCTCTTGGCCCTTGGCATTTCTCTTTGTGAAGCACCTGTTGAcatctttgcccactttttaaaaaaattgagtcatttgtctttttcttatttatttctaggagttctttacatGGTCTGGAGATGAGGCCTGGGCTGATGTGTGTTGCATGTATGTCCCCCAGCCCATGGCTTGCCTTTTCCCCCTCTCCAGGTGTATTTTGATGAACACGTGTCCTTAAACTGAATCTAGTCCAACCCATCAATCTTCCTTTTATGGACAGTGCTCCCTGGCTCATATGGAAGCATCGTCACCTCCCCAGGTTCCTGCTTGTGTTCCGTCTTTGCCATGAGCTTTGGTGACCACCTTTCACATTCAAGTCTGTGATTTCTCTCCAGTCGTGTTGTGTGTGTGATGTGAGGttggttctttttctccacaggtgtccagttgctccagcaccatGTACTATAAAGACCATGGCTTTTCCCTGCTGAGCTGGGGGTGCCTTTGTGGGGAATCAGAGCCCACGCGTCCGCTCTGGATTCTCTTCTGTCCCGTGGGTCTGTTATAGATCCTTGTGCCCGGCATATGAGCCAACAGGATTCGCAGGCGGGTCCGAGGTGGGAGGGGGAGTGGACACTCAAGGTGACCTCCATGGGCTTT is a window encoding:
- the U2AF1 gene encoding splicing factor U2AF 35 kDa subunit isoform X1 → MAEYLASIFGTEKDKVNCSFYFKIGACRHGDRCSRLHNKPTFSQTIALLNIYRNPQNSSQSADGLRCAVSDVEMQEHYDEFFEEVFTEMEEKYGEVEEMNVCDNLGDHLVGNVYVKFRREEDAEKAVIDLNNRWFNGQPIHAELSPVTDFREACCRQYEMGECTRGGFCNFMHLKPISRELRRELYGRRRKKHRSRSRSRERRSRSRDRGRGGGGGGGGGGGGRERDRRRSRDRERSGRF
- the U2AF1 gene encoding splicing factor U2AF 35 kDa subunit isoform X2, translating into MAEYLASIFGTEKDKVNCSFYFKIGACRHGDRCSRLHNKPTFSQTILIQNIYRNPQNSAQTADGSHCAVSDVEMQEHYDEFFEEVFTEMEEKYGEVEEMNVCDNLGDHLVGNVYVKFRREEDAEKAVIDLNNRWFNGQPIHAELSPVTDFREACCRQYEMGECTRGGFCNFMHLKPISRELRRELYGRRRKKHRSRSRSRERRSRSRDRGRGGGGGGGGGGGGRERDRRRSRDRERSGRF
- the U2AF1 gene encoding splicing factor U2AF 35 kDa subunit isoform X3, whose product is MQEHYDEFFEEVFTEMEEKYGEVEEMNVCDNLGDHLVGNVYVKFRREEDAEKAVIDLNNRWFNGQPIHAELSPVTDFREACCRQYEMGECTRGGFCNFMHLKPISRELRRELYGRRRKKHRSRSRSRERRSRSRDRGRGGGGGGGGGGGGRERDRRRSRDRERSGRF